A portion of the Calliphora vicina chromosome 5, idCalVici1.1, whole genome shotgun sequence genome contains these proteins:
- the LOC135959599 gene encoding protein dopey-1 homolog isoform X3 — protein sequence MESADVLMEEKKLMAEAKYRNYMSNIDKALRNFEYSSEWADLISALGKLSKAISSNTQYQIIPRRIKISKRLAQCMHPALPSGVHLKALETYAVIFAKTGPERLATELFIYSSGLFPLLGYAAMNVRPALLGIYETYFVPLGEKLRPALSGFLSGVLPGYECGLDHFERTSSLLTQVCTAVNPTHFYTVLWECVATNASVRLPAISYLLEHFNKRTTMQEQIYVMGHNRDIMMSGLCACLNDSVILVQRNTLEFLLLGFPMHTKLLSEMDLIKLVTNGLHTILRRDMSLNRRLYSWLLGSEVMKNSPTYEAIVDITSTDGGEQTKTYFERHSRHVVIQALISTLKFSLQCSPVDLKPYRIMVSLLDKADIGSAVLDYVLCDIIRTMSLSSGNVEVIKSSNLLFATFDPAYIWSFMTTMFEKSCKKTKKVNKTESSKKSYSRSVSGDQRFQCVVGSGDPSLVEICFLTEFLLETISLEMYNETTRIYLPKVFLAITQMLTVHLENLTNDEVTASLKLCMKIVSRVQPMITSPIKLMPRNAQQGYKSSDNDKADNSSTRVQPISAILGSNALEKSKSDSKLDQFANPENLNKSMTSARDEEHIRRSNSNQHMERKSPTKKKKAKSFSKLSELDKEICPDTGQLIDPRQSSSDLDTPTSIKKIKAKANRLRMSPKKARPQELSITHDKSSSSIRDSKHSYNETVDTPDYEFQDDEPKSAPLEQLSKKHTEGFIFNYQDICNQQDDLQQQEASATSTILEKCIKQYEIFFEVYLSHKVLQISTQPPKSNKCFVKVQIQNQDTLENMAESKLPNVENIFKHEQIYEDINPCRILDIDNLFETLKIHVVNRSKQLHSLLNRSLNEAQSENTDGSDNGDVEDNAYEVDELTKKRLQTILQLQLSSSLRQAIKLSVNLLVEMSTFPNCNKNITLEKNENDLPSWLKVLCIVACYTQNDKELQLSSITTLFDLISLLKSQIEHATSPGVTFVVMLPLLKFGHVHYIERHTKVFHLLASKLWDYLGEHEVDNTQVCALLYQLHNCLESGLIERIIDNRMFAKTMQQHFTAAYEASETKRNHSRKPEKVQTTALNSYNSDRATDVHMMCVAPTFLVQHSSIEKLSESESISFKKYELLWHLGRDKQQTRGFEKLQFKVLDTLGLPPYMSVRTCVTKWLQSALLRGDLSRLVKPLYKILLASNTKRISIVHLHLLQKGNEDNGNSKTSSLNGHGKNNNPTDVDSSVEADVYAVSSEYGNIRYISDSTSHHKKRSPIRTFHKKIFGVALSSKNKTSNFVSDQTASTSTSPNIGGIDVAAPPTTPIGVIVNPLENSLDFDDDQEPETLQTQMEDDDPDDLDEDENDEAAFDQDYTDESDSSIFDSESEQRETSIEKDDSITQTYEYENKSDLKRYVGHTESVTELLSQHERIKNRKTYHLTREKTPGETSLTSTTTDEHGPLSLELDQDEENAHPADEYFDTKSEERQVECFVEDLIEQVRDTAVTKRKKKLKNRIKKLKSNKSPLGQKEKMDSKRMSCISKISTDSNNSFTTGEIAKESAEDEEDSTSKFINIEEKRKTLNLETTVKSHNKEWELTPETIEKSKQNLEILRQSASSQLTKQDVSSKRSSTKSCTSFEGSMTKRYQNEKLLPLYQNHMLIYMNVYDTKQTLYAFHTLRNIISCDTRTFLCLSITTSLSSGSLKQLLTRHRKCIAGKGFAGSITTSEFAQSYRGCMHLEVLLLLCLFYARGFFHVDSHDSASEPPTRADVMGNCRVQLESVELLTLICAELIEIVKGMGKGLACYLADLMARCKLQKVILHCLNSSVNTYGQHYLGSTMAEQIINFNNPQDDNLHAEAFQIQLLRLLMVVIKLEYEVILLKNDTSGTNTNEPTDSGSISPTRLTSGEPSLSSVKYLPNCVISQQPMFLSAILSALQDERLQPVHHNWTDLVTSSLNCFNFGSLTNIVISVVHQLCNNIDHLTKMNLKDQVGLPPDYVISQLEAITVLCHYCLLDNTQQTTLSQLFNQAYPQTSAIASQNSNTGQLFNSIVHSLLPGGGTSISSTTSQADVQAPKNQQLMAARNAVLSHLPRIVSSVAAIWDSDLGQIRQIKQQLMEFLSPISLHHGANFLAAIAVTWQERGELHRKKCAHEYKNLTIPQQYQRNSMPQACAEQLSLVSLVSSIRVMPMDSFVQTLHQVVKSPPPIHRPPSNLKIEVSALELFYFYMKSAPAPQLGDSWTSLLALLKDGLSLTPSAQFTILMLLNEFVQRCPQMPFQDKKDIRDLHDVTSRLVDSLSNVAGSCLEQTTWLRRNLAVKEDIAPMVTDGDTTSNSSAGGTGVIQKYSVQAQSVLAAILANLLDVAYGSQEKDKVVSIITTLLYNITPYLKNHTTRNIPSFYACSSLLASLSGYQYTRKAWRKDMMDLLLDTSFFQMDITCLPFWKQIMDSLMTYDNTTFRELMSRVSLTQTGSLNIFTSREQEYEQRSMLLKRLAFVIFCSEFDQYHKYMPEIQEQLANSLRLLSNVPSVQAAVFLCFRVLLLRMSPDHVTSLWPIIIAEMVQVFLSLEQELKGDGEDVSRMVSGMDASWSSSATNNGMSTQSQVYYWRSVQLEASKLLEMGCVLPATLLPHFQMYRWAFVGTEFDVTDKGPIPNGVVNEESIGMSALYVPHIRRIARLMDMKYAVHSPTLNFKRGKHLMLTCQQINSLQDLYAFFSTLSVACPNPHNHADIDSEVSNCLQEIEDILSKDFLERMPTSTTPR from the exons ATGGAGTCGGCTGATGTTTTAATGGAAGAGAAAAAACTTATGGCTGAAGCCAAATACCGAAATTACATGTCTAATATAGATAAAGCCTtgagaaattttgaatattccTCAGAATGGGCAGATCTTATATCGGCACTGGGTAAACTTAGTAAG GCTATTTCCAGTAACACGCAGTACCAAATAATACCAAGACGTATTAAAATATCCAAACGTTTAGCGCAATGTATGCATCCCGCATTGCCCTCGGGCGTGCATCTGAAAGCTTTGGAAACTTATGCTGTAATATTTGCAAAAACAGGTCCAGAAAGACTGGCTACCGAATTATTTATATACAG CTCGGGTTTATTTCCGTTACTCGGTTATGCTGCCATGAATGTCCGCCCGGCTCTTTTGGGCAtctatgaaacatattttgtgCCCTTAGGCGAAAAACTTCGACCGGCTTTAAGTGGTTTTTTGAGTGGCGTCTTACCTGGATATGAGTGTGGCTTAGATCATTTTGAACGTACCAGTTCACTACTGACACAAGTGTGCACTGCCGTAAACccaacacatttttataccgtCCTTTGGGAGTGTGTCGCTACTAATGCATCGGTACGACTACCAGCCATTTCTTATCTCCTGGAGCATTTCAATAAACGTACAACAATGCAAGAACAAATTTATGTTATGGGTCATAATCGTGATATAATGATGTCGGGATTATGTGCCTGTCTAAATGACAGTGTCATCCTGGTTCAAAGGAACACCTTAGAATTTCTATTGCTTGGATTTCCCATGCACACAAAACTATTGTCCGAAATGGACTTGATAAAGCTGGTGACGAATGGCTTACACACGATCTTAAGACGTGACATGTCATTGAATAGACGCTTGTATTCATGGCTATTGGGTTCGGAAGTAATGAAAAATTCACCCACCTATGAGGCAATTGTTGACATAACCAGCACAGATGGTGGTGAACAGACGAAAACTTATTTCGAACGACATTCGAGACATGTTGTCATACAAGCATTAATTTCTACCTTGAAGTTTAGTTTACAATGTTCCCCCGTCGATTTAAAGCCATATCGCATAATGGTTTCCCTCTTGGATAAAGCCGACATAGGTAGTGCAGTTTTGGATTATGTGTTATGCGACATAATTCGCACCATGTCTTTATCGAGCGGAAATGTTGAAGTAATAAAATCTTCAAATTTGCTCTTTGCCACCTTTGATCCTGCATATATATGGAGTTTTATGACAACAATGTTtgaaaaatcgtgtaaaaag acCAAAAAGGTAAATAAAACCGAGTCGTCCAAAAAGTCGTACAGTCGCTCGGTTAGTGGCGATCAACGTTTTCAATGTGTTGTGGGCTCGGGCGATCCAAGCCTGGTGGAGATTTGCTTTCTTACGGAATTTCTTTTAGAAACAATTTCTCTGGAAATGTACAATGAAACGACACGCATCTATTTGCCCAAAGTATTTTTGGCCATAACACAAATGTTGACCGTGCATCTGGAAAATCTAACCAACGATGAGGTAACGGCTTCTCTAAAACTCTGTATGAAAATTGTTTCCAGAGTACAACCTATGATAAC AAGTCCCATTAAACTAATGCCTCGCAATGCTCAACAAGGCTATAAATCTAGTGACAACGATAAAGCTGACAATAGCTCGACCAGAGTGCAACCAATATCGGCAATATTGGGGTCAAATGCTTTGGAAAAAAGTAAATCAGATTCAAAGCTGGATCAATTTGCCAATCCGGAGAATTTAAACAAGTCAATGACATCAGCTCGCGATGAAGAGCACATAAGAAGGTCGAATTCGAATCAACACATGGAACGTAAAAGTCctactaaaaagaaaaaagccAAGTCGTTTTCAAAACTATCCGAATTAGACAAGGAG ATATGTCCAGATACTGGCCAGCTAATTGATCCACGCCAATCTTCTTCAGATTTAGACACTCCTActagcattaaaaaaataaaagctaaagcCAATCGTTTACGTATGAGTCCCAAGAAAGCGAGGCCTCAAGAACTTTCGATTACTCACGACAAGTCATCCTCATCCATTAGGGATTCCAAGCATTCCTATAATGAGACCGTCGATACGCCAGACTATGAATTTCAAGATGACGAACCCAAAAGTGCCCCTTTGGAACAATTATCGAAAAAGCACACAGAAGGTTTCATTTTCAACTATCAAGACATTTGCAATCAACAGGACGATTTACAGCAACAGGAAGCCTCAGCAACATCCACCATACTTGAGAAGTGTATAaaacaatatgaaatatttttcgaaGTTTACTTGAGCCATAAAGTTCTACAAATCTCTACGCAGCCACCAAAATCAAACAAATGCTTCGTCAAGGTGCAAATACAGAATCAAGATACTTTGGAAAATATGGCTGAAAGTAAACTCCCCAATGTTGAGAACATATTCAAGCATGAACAGATCTACGAGGATATAAATCCATGTCGCATTCTAGACATTGATAATCTATTTGAAACTCTCAAGATACATGTGGTAAACAGATCCAAACAGTTGCACTCTTTGCTCAATCGTTCCCTGAATGAAGCACAAAGTGAAAACACCGATGGCAGTGATAATGGAGATGTTGAAGATAATGCTTACGAAGTTGATGAGTTGACTAAAAAGAGACTACAGACAATACTACAGTTGCAGCTGTCGTCATCACTGAGACAAGCTATCAAATTATCAGTTAATTTGTTGGTGGAAATGTCAACATTTccaaattgcaataaaaatataacactgGAAAAGAATG aaaatgattTACCCAGTTGGTTGAAGGTTCTATGCATTGTGGCCTGTTATACACAAAACGACAAAGAACTACAACTTTCTTCTATTACAACACTCTTTGATCTAATAAG cTTATTAAAATCGCAAATCGAACATGCCACAAGTCCCGGTGTTACATTTGTAGTTATGCTTCCTCTACTCAAATTTGGTCATGTTCACTATATTGAGCGTCACactaaagtttttcatttactaGCCTCCAAGTTGTGGGACTATTTAGGTGAACACGAAGTCGATAACACCCAAGTATGTGCTTTACTCTATCAACTACATAATTGCTTAGAAAGTGGCTTGATTGAGCGCATCATTGACAATCGTATGTTTGCCAAGACAATGCAACAACATTTCACAGCTGCCTATGAAGCGTCGGAAACTAAACGTAATCATAGTCGCAAGCCGGAAAAGGTACAAACAACAGCTCTTAATTCATACAACAGTGACAGAGCCACCGATGTACATATGATGTGTGTAGCACCCACATTTCTGGTGCAGCATTCATCTATTGAGAAGTTGAGCGAGAGCGAATCAATAAGTTTCAAAAAGTATGAACTGCTGTGGCATTTAGGACGCGATAAACAACAAACGAGAGGTTTCGAAAAACTACAATTTAAAGTATTAGACACGTTGGGCTTGCCGCCGTATATGTCGGTGCGAACATGCGTTACCAAATGGCTGCAATCGGCTCTATTAAGAGGCGACCTTTCGCGTTTGGTTAAAcctctttataaaattttattagctTCCAACACAAAACGTATTAGCATTGTCCATTTACATCTCCTGCAAAAGGGCAACGAAGATAATGGAAACTCAAAAACATCCTCGTTAAATGGCCATGGCAAAAATAACAATCCAACCGACGTCGACAGCTCCGTCGAGGCAGATGTTTACGCGGTTAGTTCGGAATATGGCAATATACGTTATATATCCGATTCGACCAGCCACCACAAGAAGCGTAGTCCCATACGTACTTTCCACAAGAAAATATTCGGTGTTGCTTTGAGCAGTAAAAATAAGACATCAAATTTTGTCAGTGATCAAACAGCATCCACCTCAACATCCCCCAATATCGGTGGCATAGATGTGGCCGCACCGCCGACTACACCTATTGGAGTAATTGTAAATCCTTTGGAGAATTCATTGGACTTTGATGATGATCAAGAACCGGAAACACTACAG ACTCAAATGGAAGATGATGATCCCGATGACTTAGACGAAGATGAAAATGATGAAGCAGCATTTGACCAAGACTACACCGATGAATCGGACAGCAGTATTTTTGACTCAGAGTCAGAACAACGAGAAACCAGCATTGAAAAAGACGATTCTATAACACAGACGTACGAATACGAAAATAAATCGGATCTAAAGCGTTACGTAGGACACACTGAAAGTGTAACGGAGCTCTTGTCGCAACACGAACGTATTAAAAATCGTAAAACTTACCATTTGACTAGGGAGAAAACACCCGGCGAGACAAGTTTAACCTCTACTACCACCGACGAACATGGTCCGCTCTCCTTAGAATTGGACCAGGATGAGGAAAATGCCCATCCAGctgatgaatatttcgataCCAAGTCCGAAGAACGCCAAGTGGAGTGTTTTGTTGAGGATCTTATAGAGCAAGTACGTGATACAGCCGTAACTAAACGAAAAAAGAAACTAAAGAATcgtattaaaaaactgaaatcgaATAAATCGCCATTGGGCCAAAAGGAGAAAATGGATAGCAAGCGTATGAGTTGTATATCGAAAATATCCACTGACAGTAATAACAGTTTTACTACTGGAGAAATAGCAAAAGAGAGCGCCGAAGATGAGGAAGATTCTACTTCGAAATTCATTAATATCGAAGAGAAGAGGAAAACGTTAAATTTGGAAACTACTGTAAAATCGCACAATAAAGAATGGGAATTGACACCTGAAACGATAGAGAAAAGCAAGCAAAATCTTGAAATTCTCCGACAATCGGCCTCTTCGCAACTGACCAAGCAAGATGTGTCCAGTAAGAGATCATCCACAAAAAGTTGCACCTCATTTGAGGGTTCCATGACAAAACGTTACCAGAATGAAAAGCTACTGCCCTTGTACCAAAATCATATGCTAATTTATATGAATGTCTACGATACGAAGCAAACACTGTATGCCTTTCATACTTTAAGGAATATAATATCCTGTGATACCCGTACTTTTCTGTGTCTTTCTATCACCACTTCCCTATCAAGTGGCTCTTTGAAGCAACTGCTGACAAGACATCGCAAGTGTATAGCGGGAAAAGGTTTCGCGGGCAGCATTACAACATCAGAATTTGCTCAGAGCTACAGAGGTTGCATGCACTTGGAGGTTTTGTTACTTTTGTGCCTATTTTATGCCCGAGGCTTTTTCCACGTCGACTCGCATGATTCGGCTAGTGAGCCACCTACCAGAGCTGATGTTATGGGCAATTGTCGTGTTCAGCTGGAAAGTGTTGAGTTGTTGACACTCATCTGTGCCGAGCTAATTGAAATAGTCAAAGGCATGGGCAAAGGTTTGGCCTGTTACTTGGCAGACCTAATGGCGAGAtgtaaattacaaaaagtcattttacattgtttaaattCATCGGTGAACACGTATGGCCAACACTATCTTGGCTCAACTATGGCCGAGCAGataattaactttaataatCCACAGGATGATAATTTACATGCTGAGGCATTTCAAATTCAATTATTGAGACTTTTAATGGTGGTCATTAAACTGGAGTACGAGGTCATACTGTTGAAAAACGACACCAGTGGAACGAACACCAATGAACCTACAGATTCGGGGAGTATTTCTCCAACTCGTTTAACATCGGGCGAACCTTCCTTGAGTTCTGTGAAATATTTACCCAATTGTGTCATTAGTCAACAACCCATGTTTCTGTCTGCCATTTTAAGCGCCTTACAAGATGAGCGTTTGCAGCCAGTACATCATAACTGGACCGATTTGGTGACGTCCTCCTTAAATTGTTTCAACTTTGGCTCTTTAACAAACATTGTCATCAGTGTGGTGCATCAATTGTGCAATAATATCGACCATCTGACAAAAATGAATCTGAAAGATCAAGTGGGTTTGCCACCCGACTATGTCATTTCACAACTGGAAGCCATTACAGTACTCTGTCACTACTGTCTGCTAGACAATACCCAGCAGACAACACTCTCGCAACTGTTCAATCAGGCTTATCCACAAACAAGCGCGATAGCTTCACAAAATTCCAATACAGGACAATTATTCAACAGCATTGTCCATTCCCTCTTACCTGGGGGAGGAACATCGATTAGTTCAACCACTAGTCAGGCAGATGTGCAGGCACCCAAAAATCAGCAACTAATGGCAGCCAGAAATGCAGTACTCTCTCATTTACCACGTATAGTATCCAGTGTAGCTGCCATATGGGATAGTGATTTGGGCCAAATTAGACAGATAAAACAACAATTGATGGAATTCCTATCGCCAATATCTTTACATCATGGCGCCAACTTTTTAGCAGCCATAGCAGTTACTTGGCAAGAGCGAGGTGAACTACATCGCAAGAAATGTGCCCACGAATACAAAAATCTTACAATACCTCAGCAATATCAAAGGAATTCCATGCCTCAGGCTTGTGCCGAACAACTTAGTCTGGTTTCATTGGTTTCCAGTATACGAGTTATGCCCATGGACTCGTTTGTGCAAACACTACATCAAGTGGTGAAATCTCCGCCACCTATTCACAGACCACCctcaaatttgaaaatagaagtCTCTGCACTAGAGCTgttctatttttatatgaaatctgCACCAGCTCCTCAGCTGGGAGACTCTTGGACCTCTTTATTAGCTCTCTTAAAGGATGGTTTGTCTCTAACGCCGTCAGCACAATTCACAATTCTAATGTTGCTGAATGAATTCGTCCAGCGTTGTCCTCAAATGCCATTCCAGGATAAGAAAGATATACGCGACTTGCACGACGTCACTTCACGTCTGGTTGACTCTCTCTCTAATGTGGCTGGGTCTTGTTTGGAGCAAACAACCTGGCTAAGGCGTAATTTAGCCGTCAAGGAAGACATCGCACCAATGGTAACTGACGGCGACACAACGTCAAATTCGAGTGCTGGCGGTACTGGTGTCATCCAAAAATATTCCGTACAAGCTCAAAGTGTCTTAGCTGCCATACTCGCCAATCTTCTGGATGTAGCCTACGGTTCTCAAGAAAAGGACAAAGTGGTCTCGATTATAACTACACTCCTCTACAATATAACACCATACTTGAAGAATCATACCACTCGCAATATACCTTCGTTTTACGCATGCTCCAGTCTGTTGGCTTCCTTGAGTGGCTACCAGTATACGCGCAAGGCTTGGCGCAAAGACATGATGGATTTGCTCTTGGACACATCATTCTTTCAAATGGACATTACATGCTTGCCATTTTGGAAACAGATCATGGACAGTTTGATGACCTACGACAATACGACGTTCCGTGAATTGATGAGTCGTGTATCACTAACACAAACTGGCAGCTTAAATATATTCACCTCCAGGGAACAAGAGTACGAACAACGTTCTATGCTACTGAAACGTTTGGCATTTGTAATATTTTGCAGTGAATTTGATCAGTATCACAAGTACATGCCAGAAATTCAAG aACAATTAGCCAACAGCTTACGTTTGCTGTCCAACGTGCCCTCTGTGCAAGCAGCAGTGTTCTTATGCTTCCGCGTTCTATTGCTGCGCATGTCACCCGATCACGTGACCTCCTTATGGCCTATAATTATTGCTGAAATGGTGCAAGTATTCTTGTCCCTCGAACAGGAACTTAAAGGTGACGGTGAAGATGTCag TCGCATGGTTTCCGGTATGGATGCGTCGTGGTCTTCTTCAGCTACAAACAATGGGATGTCGACACAAAGCCAAGTTTATTATTGGCGTTCTGTTCAACTGGAGGCATCGAAACTCCTGGAAATGGGCTGTGTGCTGCCAGCAACACTTTTGCCACACTTTCAAATGTATCGTTGGGCGTTCGTGGGTACGGAGTTTGATGTGACCGATAAAGGTCCAATACCGAATGGTGTAGTGAATGAGGAAAGCATTGGCATGTCCGCGCTCTATGTGCCTCACATTAGACGTATAGCCAGACTAATGGATATGAAGTATGCTGTACATTCACCG ACGCTAAACTTTAAGCGGGGCAAACATTTAATGCTTACTTGCCAGCAGATAAACTCATTACAAGATCTGTACGCTTTCTTTTCTACCCTGAGTGTAGCCTGTCCCAATCCTCATAATCACGCAGACATTGACTCTGAGGTCAGCAATTGTTTGCAAGAAATTGAGGATATTCTGTCCAAAGATTTTTTGGAGAGAATGCCCACTAGTACTACACCCAGGTGA